The genomic segment AGAAGCCACAGAAGCGCCAACCCTGAGCTCGCCACACGCGTGGCAGTAGTCGTGAGGATGGGCGTCGCCCGCCCCCACAAAGACAGTACGTCAGGATGAACGCCACTGCGCACCGATTCACCCGCCGAAGCAATCCCCTCTCGGAGTTGAAGTCGCGGAGCTAGATCGCGCACAGCAGCCTGACGCGCCATGACGTCGTCCATTGGAGCCGCCGTCAAAAGCCAGTTCGCGAGTGTTTGCTCCCCGGCCCGGGTGCGAGCTGTGGAGAGATATTGAAAGACCGATGTAGTGCCAAAAATATCGAGATCGCGAGCGTACGGATGTGCCGGATCGAGAAACCGGTCGCCGGTCTCTCCGCGGCCGCGCCAATTATCGTTGAGACGCGCCAGGCCATCCTCATAGAAGCGAATAGCTCTTGCGCGATAACGCATACGCTCTAGCGTCTTCTCATGAAGCACGACCAGAACGAGGAAGATGGCGGTGGGAACCGTCAGCATAAGAAGGCCGGACAGTACGTGGATTAAGAATCCGGCGGCAGCCAGGGTGAGAACCGCAATAACAAGCTTGCTGATTCCGTATACCCGGCTGCGGCGCGCCGCCGCCGTCTGCAGACGCCCGAGCGACTGCACTTGGAATTCGTACTCGGCTGAGGCCGATCGTGTTGTCCCGTTTATATCCGCTTGTGGGGCAGGGTTCATAACCTGCACTCAAGACTATCGCGTCGCGGCAGCGGGGCTGCAGGTCTTGCGGCTAATGCTCGTTCTATCAGTCTGCAGATGACGAAGAAGGCGCGGCCTGCTGAGACTTCTCGCGCGCCATTACGCTCTTATGATGACGCACATCCGCGCCCTGCACCCAGAAGATCACGTCCTCGGCAATGTTCGTCGCATGGTCGGCAACGCGCTCGAGATTGCGGCTGATCATCAAGGCATTCAGGGCCTGCGGAGCCAAATGGGGCTGCTCTTCCATCACTTTCGTCAGTGTCTTGTAAGCCGTGCGATTCATCGCGTCCACAGCGTCGTCCATGGTGAGTACCGATCGCGCGAGTTCAGCGTTGGCATCAATGAACGATTGGAGACTCTTGCGAACCATGTCCGATGCAAGAGTTGCCATGCGCGGAATATCCACAGGCAATTCAGCGCTCGGCAACTGCTCCATCTGCCGCACGCGATCGCTGATGCTCTTGGCCGAATCGCCTACCCTCTCCAGGTCGGCATTGATCTTGATGACGCTGAGGATGAAGCGCAAATCGGTGGCCATCGGCTGCTCCATCGCGAGCAGGTCCAGCGCGGTCTGATCGACGTCCCGCTCCATGCGATTGATGGCTATCTCGCTACGACTCACCAAATCGCAGATGGAGAGATCGCGCGTGCGATACGCCTCGATTGCACGCTGAATCGCCTGTTCTGCAAGGCCCGCCATCACCAGCAGATTTTCTTTCAGGTCTTCGAGGCTCTGCTGAAACTTTATGCGTGTCATCCGAACCTGCCCGTGATGTAGTCTTCCGTGCGCTTATCGCTGGGATTGGTGAAGATCTTATGCGTCGAGTCGAACTCCACAAGGCGGCCGTTTAGAAAGAAACCAGTCTTCTCGGCAACACGCGCGGCCTGCTGCATGTTGTGCGTCACGATCACAATAGTGTACAGCGATTTCAGCTCGAAGATCAGGTCCTCAATCTTCGATGTCGAAACCGGGTCGAGCGCCGACGCCGGTTCATCCATCAACAGGACTTCGGGATCAACAGCCAGCGCACGCGCGATGCAAAGGCGCTGCTGCTGACCGCCAGAAAGGCTTGCGCCCGACTTCTTCTTTAAGTCGTCCTTGACCTCGTCCCAGAGCGCCGATTTCTTCAGCGACCGCTCGACAGTCTCATCGAGCACGCGGCGATTCCGGTAGCCGTTCAGTTTAAGGCCAGAGGCAACGTTGTCGTAGATCGACATGGTCGGGAACGGATTCGGTCGCTGGAAGACCATGCCAACTCGGCGGCGGATCTGCACCGGCTTCGAATCGGCATAAACATCTATGTCACCCATCTTCACCGTGCCCGTAACGCGAGCGATCGGATTCGTCTCGTGCATACGGTTTAGGCAGCGCACAAAGGTGCTCTTGCCGCAGCCCGACGGCCCGATCAGCGCTGTCGCCTGATTCGCCGGAATATGCAGGTTGATGTCCTGCAGCGTGTGATTCGTGCCGTACCACGCGTTCAGGTTGGTTACTTCAATTCCGACGCCCACTTAGCTTGCCCCCTTCAAAACCCCGCGGCTGGTGACGTACCGAACCAGCGAAACCGCGAGCACGATCAGAATTATCAAAACCAGAGCACCGCCCCATGCCATCCGGTGCCAGTCATCGTATGGTCCCTGTGCGTATACGTAGATCTGCAGCGGCAGCGCGGCAATTTCGCGGTTCAGGTTGGTGCTCCAGAACGAATTGCCCAGCGCTGTAAACAGCAGGGGAGCGGTTTCTCCCGCCACGCGCGAAAACGCGAGCATACAGCCGGTGATGATACCGGGCGAGGCAGTCCGCACCGTAATAGACAACACCGATCGCCAGTTCGGCACGCCCAGTCCCAGAGCCGCCTCGCGCACCGAGTTCGGCACCATCAGCAACATCTCTTCTGTGGTGCGCGTAA from the Occallatibacter riparius genome contains:
- the pstB gene encoding phosphate ABC transporter ATP-binding protein PstB produces the protein MGVGIEVTNLNAWYGTNHTLQDINLHIPANQATALIGPSGCGKSTFVRCLNRMHETNPIARVTGTVKMGDIDVYADSKPVQIRRRVGMVFQRPNPFPTMSIYDNVASGLKLNGYRNRRVLDETVERSLKKSALWDEVKDDLKKKSGASLSGGQQQRLCIARALAVDPEVLLMDEPASALDPVSTSKIEDLIFELKSLYTIVIVTHNMQQAARVAEKTGFFLNGRLVEFDSTHKIFTNPSDKRTEDYITGRFG
- the phoU gene encoding phosphate signaling complex protein PhoU, with the translated sequence MTRIKFQQSLEDLKENLLVMAGLAEQAIQRAIEAYRTRDLSICDLVSRSEIAINRMERDVDQTALDLLAMEQPMATDLRFILSVIKINADLERVGDSAKSISDRVRQMEQLPSAELPVDIPRMATLASDMVRKSLQSFIDANAELARSVLTMDDAVDAMNRTAYKTLTKVMEEQPHLAPQALNALMISRNLERVADHATNIAEDVIFWVQGADVRHHKSVMAREKSQQAAPSSSSAD